Proteins encoded by one window of uncultured Ilyobacter sp.:
- a CDS encoding LysE family transporter, with the protein MKGILTGFILSLPLGPIGIYCMEKTLVEGEKEGFFSALGMVSVDVVYGILAYLFLNQVEVLILTYETYLKFILGICLIVMGYKKFKSNFEVKQLENEGEGIIKNFFTCFLVTLANPTTVFIFVAIFTTLGIVEDNSKFLPLELGGGIFMGGAFMWFIITYILYHWRKKIELSTLEKITKSCGLVLLFFGALTLFTLYYH; encoded by the coding sequence TTGAAGGGAATTTTAACTGGATTTATCCTTTCGCTACCTCTGGGTCCAATAGGAATATACTGTATGGAGAAAACCCTTGTAGAAGGCGAGAAAGAAGGGTTTTTTTCTGCTTTGGGGATGGTTTCAGTAGATGTGGTATATGGTATTCTGGCCTATTTATTTTTGAATCAGGTAGAGGTCCTGATACTGACATATGAGACCTATTTGAAGTTTATATTGGGAATATGCCTTATAGTTATGGGGTATAAAAAGTTCAAATCTAATTTTGAAGTGAAACAGCTTGAAAATGAAGGGGAGGGCATAATAAAAAATTTTTTCACATGTTTTTTGGTTACTTTAGCAAATCCCACGACGGTATTTATATTTGTAGCCATTTTTACAACATTGGGAATAGTAGAGGATAATTCTAAATTTCTTCCCTTGGAATTAGGCGGTGGAATATTTATGGGGGGAGCCTTCATGTGGTTTATCATCACCTATATATTATATCACTGGAGAAAGAAAATAGAATTATCAACATTGGAGAAAATAACAAAGAGTTGCGGTCTTGTTTTGCTTTTTTTTGGGGCTTTGACCTTATTTACACTTTATTATCACTGA